One Pantoea trifolii DNA segment encodes these proteins:
- a CDS encoding DUF2500 domain-containing protein, producing the protein MSKPPLIFFIVLAIIAVLATRQFIKQRRETAVNDASPVRSLSVKVKTKREFPSPNRRSRQREEIVAEEMKYEAWFHPLNGASDIKVTVNANEYHQIDKGAKGELKMKGTRFVSFTPVP; encoded by the coding sequence ATGAGCAAACCACCGCTAATCTTTTTCATCGTACTGGCCATTATTGCCGTTTTGGCGACCCGTCAGTTTATTAAACAGCGCCGCGAAACGGCGGTGAACGATGCTTCGCCGGTGCGCTCGCTGAGCGTGAAAGTGAAAACTAAACGCGAATTTCCGTCACCCAATCGCCGTTCACGTCAGCGTGAAGAGATTGTGGCGGAAGAGATGAAGTATGAAGCCTGGTTCCATCCGCTGAACGGTGCCAGCGATATCAAAGTGACGGTGAACGCGAACGAGTATCACCAGATCGATAAGGGCGCGAAGGGCGAGTTGAAGATGAAGGGCACGCGTTTCGTAAGTTTTACCCCGGTCCCGTAG
- a CDS encoding DUF1145 family protein, translated as MWLNVGRLLMICVWAFLLLNLVHPFPTPLRYFVHVALFFMVIMHGLQLVLLRATQSKDAPKLSGVTQAKIFFFGVFELLAWQKKHYPKM; from the coding sequence ATGTGGCTTAATGTGGGACGTTTGCTGATGATATGCGTCTGGGCCTTTTTACTGCTCAATCTGGTGCACCCTTTCCCGACGCCGCTGCGCTATTTCGTGCACGTGGCGCTGTTCTTTATGGTGATTATGCACGGCCTGCAACTGGTGTTGCTGCGCGCGACCCAATCGAAAGACGCCCCGAAACTGAGCGGCGTAACCCAGGCGAAGATCTTCTTCTTTGGCGTGTTTGAACTGTTGGCGTGGCAGAAAAAGCATTATCCGAAGATGTAG
- the rsmD gene encoding 16S rRNA (guanine(966)-N(2))-methyltransferase — translation MSKAPRSSSAGQIRIIGGQWRGRKLPVPDSAGLRPTTDRVRETLFNWLAPDIQEARCLDCFAGSGALGLEALSRYAASATLLELERAVAQQLSQNLQTLRASQAKVVQTNTLQWLSQPGEPFDVVFVDPPFRKGLLQETLTLLEKNGWLAAEALIYVESEVENGTPVAPANWDLYREKIAGQVAYRLYQRQQETHDVA, via the coding sequence ATGAGTAAAGCCCCCCGTAGCAGCAGCGCTGGCCAGATCCGCATCATTGGCGGTCAGTGGCGCGGCCGTAAATTACCGGTGCCGGATAGCGCAGGTTTGCGCCCCACCACCGATCGCGTACGTGAAACCCTGTTCAACTGGCTGGCACCGGATATTCAGGAAGCGCGCTGCCTCGATTGTTTCGCCGGCAGCGGCGCGTTAGGGCTGGAAGCGCTGTCTCGTTATGCGGCTTCAGCCACGCTGTTGGAGCTGGAGCGTGCTGTGGCGCAACAGCTGTCACAGAACCTGCAAACGCTGCGCGCCTCGCAGGCCAAGGTGGTGCAAACCAATACGCTGCAGTGGCTGAGCCAGCCGGGCGAGCCGTTTGATGTGGTGTTTGTCGATCCGCCGTTCCGTAAAGGGTTGTTACAGGAAACGTTGACGCTGCTGGAGAAAAATGGCTGGTTAGCGGCTGAAGCGCTGATTTATGTCGAGAGCGAAGTGGAAAACGGCACGCCCGTAGCACCTGCGAATTGGGATTTGTATCGCGAAAAGATTGCCGGTCAGGTGGCTTATCGCCTTTATCAACGTCAACAGGAGACGCACGATGTGGCTTAA
- the ftsY gene encoding signal recognition particle-docking protein FtsY translates to MAKEKKRGFFSWLGFGKEEETQQPAEEQQQTTEVVAEPAVEESALDRAEAQAVETVAVTEQVAEQQQVEAELIEAPVIEPQEPEPVTAIVEDVLPEEITQPDVAPIEEEPQREELALDEPERDEEAPLTDEELEALALAETYAEDAELAEATQDTVSDLPLAAAPIIAQEQERPTKEGFFARLKRSLVKTRENLGSGFISLFRGKKIDDDLFEELEEQLLIADVGVETTRRIITNLTQQANRKQLRDAEALYGLLKAEMSGILEKVDQPLEVGGKTPFVILMVGVNGVGKTTTIGKLARQYQAQGKSVMLAAGDTFRAAAVEQLQVWGQRNNIPVVAQHTGADSASVIFDAIQAAKSRNVDVLIADTAGRLQNKSHLMEELKKITRVMKKLDEDAPHEVMLTLDASTGQNAISQAKLFHEAVGLTGITLTKLDGTAKGGVIFSVADQFGIPIRYIGVGEGIEDLRPFKAADFIEALFAREE, encoded by the coding sequence ATGGCAAAAGAGAAAAAACGCGGCTTTTTTTCCTGGTTAGGCTTTGGCAAAGAAGAAGAGACGCAACAACCTGCTGAAGAGCAGCAGCAAACCACCGAGGTGGTCGCTGAGCCTGCCGTTGAAGAGAGTGCGCTCGATCGTGCCGAAGCGCAGGCTGTCGAAACCGTCGCCGTCACCGAACAGGTGGCGGAACAGCAGCAGGTTGAAGCGGAACTGATTGAAGCGCCGGTTATCGAGCCGCAGGAACCTGAACCGGTTACCGCCATCGTTGAAGACGTGCTGCCGGAAGAGATAACGCAGCCGGATGTGGCACCAATCGAAGAAGAGCCGCAGCGGGAAGAGCTGGCGCTTGATGAGCCAGAACGGGATGAAGAAGCGCCTTTAACCGATGAAGAACTGGAAGCGCTGGCGTTAGCGGAAACCTATGCGGAAGATGCCGAGCTAGCCGAAGCTACGCAGGATACCGTGAGCGATCTGCCGCTGGCCGCTGCGCCGATAATTGCGCAGGAGCAGGAACGTCCTACCAAAGAGGGCTTTTTCGCCCGTCTGAAACGCAGCCTGGTCAAAACCCGTGAAAACCTCGGTTCGGGCTTTATCAGCCTGTTCCGTGGTAAGAAAATTGATGATGATTTGTTTGAAGAGCTGGAAGAGCAGCTGCTGATTGCCGACGTTGGCGTTGAAACCACGCGCCGCATCATCACCAATCTGACACAACAGGCCAACCGCAAGCAGCTGCGCGATGCGGAAGCGCTGTATGGCCTGCTGAAAGCTGAAATGTCCGGTATTTTGGAAAAAGTGGATCAGCCGCTGGAAGTGGGTGGCAAAACGCCCTTCGTCATCCTGATGGTGGGCGTCAACGGCGTGGGTAAAACCACCACCATCGGTAAGCTGGCGCGTCAGTATCAGGCGCAGGGCAAATCGGTGATGCTGGCAGCGGGTGATACCTTCCGTGCCGCCGCCGTTGAGCAGCTGCAGGTTTGGGGCCAGCGCAACAACATTCCTGTGGTGGCGCAGCACACCGGCGCCGATTCTGCCTCGGTGATTTTTGACGCCATTCAGGCCGCCAAGTCGCGCAATGTGGATGTACTGATCGCCGATACCGCCGGTCGCCTGCAAAACAAATCGCACCTGATGGAAGAGCTGAAGAAAATTACCCGCGTGATGAAGAAGCTGGATGAAGATGCGCCGCATGAAGTGATGCTGACGCTCGACGCCAGCACCGGGCAAAACGCCATCAGCCAGGCCAAACTGTTCCATGAAGCGGTGGGCCTGACCGGCATCACCCTGACGAAACTGGATGGCACCGCCAAAGGCGGCGTGATCTTCTCGGTTGCCGATCAGTTCGGCATTCCGATTCGTTATATCGGTGTTGGGGAAGGCATCGAGGATTTACGGCCGTTTAAGGCCGCAGACTTTATTGAGGCACTGTTTGCCCGAGAGGAATGA
- the ftsE gene encoding cell division ATP-binding protein FtsE — translation MIRFEEVSKAYLGGRQALQGVDFHLRPGEMAFLTGHSGAGKSTLLKLICGIERPSAGQIWFSGHDISRLRHSEVPFLRRQIGMIFQDHHLLMDRSVYDNVAIPLIISGASGEDIRRRVSAALDKVGLLDKAKSYPIQLSGGEQQRVGIARAVVNKPAVLLADEPTGNLDNALSEDILRLFEEFNRVGVTVLMATHDVGLIARRNYRVMTLNQGRLHGGHDGQ, via the coding sequence ATGATTCGCTTTGAAGAGGTCAGTAAAGCTTACCTGGGAGGACGTCAGGCGCTGCAGGGAGTGGATTTCCATCTGCGTCCCGGCGAAATGGCGTTCCTGACCGGCCATTCCGGTGCGGGGAAAAGTACCTTACTGAAGCTGATTTGTGGCATTGAGCGCCCGAGCGCCGGGCAGATCTGGTTTAGCGGCCACGATATTTCGCGTCTGCGTCACAGCGAAGTGCCTTTCCTGCGACGTCAGATCGGCATGATTTTCCAGGATCACCATTTGTTGATGGATCGTTCGGTCTACGACAACGTGGCGATCCCGCTGATTATTTCCGGTGCCAGCGGCGAAGATATTCGTCGGCGCGTGTCGGCCGCGCTGGATAAAGTCGGCCTGCTCGACAAAGCGAAAAGCTATCCGATTCAGCTCTCTGGCGGTGAACAACAGCGTGTCGGCATTGCCCGCGCGGTGGTGAACAAGCCTGCGGTGCTGCTGGCGGATGAACCTACCGGTAACCTCGACAACGCGCTGTCGGAAGACATCCTGCGCCTGTTTGAAGAGTTCAACCGCGTTGGCGTCACGGTATTAATGGCAACGCACGATGTCGGGCTGATTGCACGCCGGAATTATCGCGTGATGACGCTCAATCAGGGACGTCTGCACGGAGGCCACGATGGTCAATAA
- the ftsX gene encoding permease-like cell division protein FtsX, which translates to MVNKRNKRAPAPKAKQPSKSKALKGGWQEQWRYALRGTLSDMWRQPLATLLTVMVIAISLTLPSVCYMVWKNVSQAATQWYPAPQLTVYLDKALDDTAAENVTAQLKQLDGVDNVNYLTREEALNEFRNWSGFGGSMDMLEQNPLPAVAIITPKLNFQNSDTMANLRDRVAKVQGVDEVRMDDSWFARLAALTGLVGQIASMIGLLMVVAVFLVIGNSVRLSIFARRDTINVQKLIGATDGFILRPFLYGGALLGFGGAVLSLLLSEVLVLRLQSVVAQVATVFGTTFVLEGFSWDEGLLLLLIAAIIGWIAAWLATVQHLRRFTPQ; encoded by the coding sequence ATGGTCAATAAACGCAACAAGCGCGCACCTGCGCCGAAAGCGAAGCAGCCCTCTAAAAGCAAGGCGCTGAAAGGCGGCTGGCAGGAGCAGTGGCGCTATGCGCTGCGCGGCACGCTGTCGGATATGTGGCGTCAGCCGCTGGCAACGCTGCTGACGGTGATGGTGATTGCCATTTCCCTGACGCTGCCAAGCGTGTGCTACATGGTGTGGAAGAACGTCAGCCAGGCGGCGACGCAGTGGTATCCCGCGCCACAGTTAACGGTGTATCTGGATAAAGCGTTGGATGACACTGCGGCGGAGAACGTTACTGCACAGCTCAAGCAGCTCGACGGCGTGGATAACGTCAATTACCTGACTCGCGAAGAAGCACTGAATGAGTTCCGTAACTGGTCTGGTTTTGGTGGTTCGATGGACATGCTGGAGCAGAATCCGCTGCCGGCGGTGGCCATCATCACGCCGAAACTCAATTTCCAGAATTCGGACACCATGGCGAATCTGCGCGATCGCGTCGCGAAAGTGCAGGGCGTTGATGAAGTGCGCATGGATGACAGCTGGTTCGCGCGTTTAGCGGCCTTAACCGGGCTGGTGGGGCAGATTGCCTCAATGATTGGCCTGCTGATGGTGGTCGCGGTGTTCCTGGTGATCGGCAACAGCGTGCGGCTCAGCATCTTTGCGCGGCGCGATACCATTAACGTGCAGAAGTTGATTGGTGCCACCGACGGCTTTATCCTGCGTCCCTTCCTGTACGGCGGTGCGCTGTTAGGATTTGGTGGCGCGGTTCTCTCGCTGCTGCTCTCCGAAGTGCTGGTGTTGCGCCTGCAATCGGTGGTGGCGCAAGTGGCAACAGTATTCGGTACCACCTTTGTGCTGGAAGGTTTTTCCTGGGATGAAGGGCTGCTGTTATTGTTGATCGCCGCCATCATCGGCTGGATTGCTGCCTGGCTAGCAACGGTACAACATTTACGCCGTTTTACGCCGCAGTAA
- the rpoH gene encoding RNA polymerase sigma factor RpoH yields MTKEMQTLAIAPLGNLESYVRAANNWPVLTAEEEKALAERLHYQGDLDAAKTLILSHLRFVVHIARNYSGYGLPQADLIQEGNIGLMKAVRRFNPEVGVRLVSFAVHWIKAEIHEYVLRNWRIVKVATTKAQRKLFFNLRKSKQRLGWFNQDEVEMVARELGVSSKDVLEMESRMAAQDMTFDMSSDDEAGEGKSMAPVLYLQDKTSDFADGIEEDNWDAHAADKLSDAMLSLDERSQDIIRARWLDDDNKTTLQELADKYGVSAERVRQLEKNAMKKLRVAIEA; encoded by the coding sequence ATGACCAAAGAAATGCAAACTTTAGCGATTGCTCCTCTGGGTAACCTGGAATCTTACGTCCGGGCTGCCAACAACTGGCCGGTGCTGACGGCAGAAGAGGAAAAAGCATTGGCTGAGCGGCTGCATTACCAGGGCGATCTGGATGCAGCTAAGACGCTGATCCTGTCTCACCTGCGCTTTGTTGTTCATATTGCTCGTAACTACTCCGGTTACGGCTTGCCGCAGGCAGACCTGATTCAGGAAGGTAACATCGGCCTGATGAAGGCGGTGCGTCGCTTCAACCCTGAAGTCGGCGTGCGTCTGGTGTCATTTGCCGTGCACTGGATTAAAGCAGAGATTCACGAATACGTGCTGCGTAACTGGCGTATTGTGAAAGTCGCGACCACCAAAGCTCAGCGTAAGCTGTTCTTTAACCTGCGTAAAAGCAAACAGCGTCTCGGTTGGTTCAACCAGGACGAAGTGGAAATGGTCGCACGCGAGCTGGGCGTGAGCAGCAAAGACGTGCTGGAAATGGAATCGCGCATGGCCGCGCAGGATATGACTTTCGACATGTCGTCTGATGACGAAGCGGGCGAAGGCAAATCAATGGCGCCCGTGCTGTATCTGCAGGATAAAACCTCTGACTTTGCCGATGGCATCGAAGAGGACAACTGGGATGCACATGCGGCTGATAAGCTGAGCGATGCGATGCTGAGCCTCGACGAGCGTAGTCAGGATATTATCCGCGCCCGTTGGCTGGACGATGACAACAAAACCACGCTGCAGGAGCTGGCCGATAAATACGGCGTCTCTGCAGAGCGCGTGCGTCAGTTGGAAAAGAACGCCATGAAGAAACTGCGAGTGGCGATTGAAGCCTGA
- the panM gene encoding aspartate 1-decarboxylase autocleavage activator PanM: MKLTIQRLASLTAQDRIDLAKVWPEIDIVQLEAQLSDTQRLYAARFNDRLLAALQLTLSGTQGKITHFNVREVTRRRGVGQYLLEETMAQNSALADWWIADDGDADQGVRAAFMQACGFRAQAEGWVR; the protein is encoded by the coding sequence ATGAAGCTGACAATCCAGCGCTTAGCATCGTTAACCGCTCAGGATCGTATCGATTTAGCTAAAGTCTGGCCGGAAATCGATATTGTGCAACTGGAAGCGCAACTCAGCGACACGCAGCGTCTGTATGCGGCGCGTTTTAATGACAGATTGCTGGCGGCGCTGCAGCTGACCCTCAGCGGCACGCAGGGGAAAATCACTCATTTCAACGTGCGTGAAGTCACGCGTCGACGCGGTGTGGGACAATACTTGCTGGAAGAGACGATGGCGCAGAACAGCGCGTTAGCCGATTGGTGGATTGCCGATGACGGCGATGCCGATCAGGGCGTGCGTGCGGCGTTTATGCAGGCTTGTGGTTTTCGTGCGCAGGCTGAGGGTTGGGTGCGCTGA
- a CDS encoding branched-chain amino acid ABC transporter substrate-binding protein — protein sequence MKMSKGRALLAGCVALAMSHAALAKDIKIAIVGASTGPVAQYGDMQFTGAAQAIKDINAKGGVNGDKLVGVEYDDACDPKQAVAVANKVVNDGIKYVIGHLCSSSTQPASDIYNDEGVLMITPAATAPELTARGYADVLRTTGLDSDQGPTAATYILDHIKPKRIAVVHDKQQYGQGLAESVQKTLKAKGGNVVLFEGITAGDKDFSTLIARLKKENVDFVYYGGYYPELGQILRQAKSAGLNAGFMGPEGVGNASLSNIAGDASEGLFVTLPKRYDQLPENKAIVDAIKANTASNRKDPTGPFVWTTYAAIQSLVAGIERSKSDEPDAIAKNLKAGAAVPTVMGNLNWDEKGDLKGFEFGVFKWHKDGSSTAVK from the coding sequence ATGAAAATGAGTAAAGGACGCGCATTACTGGCGGGCTGCGTTGCCCTGGCGATGAGCCATGCGGCGCTGGCAAAAGACATTAAAATTGCCATCGTCGGCGCATCAACCGGTCCGGTCGCGCAGTACGGTGACATGCAGTTTACCGGTGCCGCGCAAGCGATTAAGGACATCAATGCTAAAGGCGGCGTTAACGGTGACAAACTGGTTGGCGTGGAATATGACGATGCCTGTGACCCGAAACAAGCGGTTGCGGTTGCCAACAAAGTGGTTAACGACGGCATTAAATACGTTATCGGCCATCTTTGCTCCTCCTCTACTCAGCCTGCTTCAGACATCTATAACGACGAAGGCGTGCTGATGATCACCCCAGCCGCGACCGCGCCAGAACTGACTGCGCGTGGCTATGCTGACGTGCTGCGTACTACCGGTCTGGATTCCGATCAGGGCCCAACGGCGGCGACCTACATCCTCGACCACATCAAACCAAAACGCATCGCCGTGGTGCATGACAAGCAGCAATATGGTCAGGGTCTGGCGGAATCCGTGCAGAAAACCCTGAAAGCCAAAGGCGGCAACGTGGTGCTGTTTGAAGGTATCACCGCCGGTGATAAAGACTTCTCCACGCTGATTGCGCGCCTGAAGAAAGAGAACGTCGATTTTGTTTACTACGGCGGTTACTACCCGGAGCTGGGCCAGATTCTGCGTCAGGCAAAATCCGCAGGCCTGAATGCCGGCTTCATGGGCCCGGAAGGCGTGGGCAACGCTTCTCTGTCTAACATCGCCGGTGATGCGTCTGAAGGCCTGTTCGTAACGCTGCCGAAGCGCTACGACCAGCTGCCAGAGAACAAAGCGATTGTTGATGCGATCAAAGCCAACACCGCGTCGAATCGCAAAGATCCAACCGGTCCGTTCGTCTGGACCACCTACGCGGCGATTCAGTCGCTGGTGGCCGGTATTGAGCGCAGCAAGAGCGATGAGCCCGATGCGATTGCTAAGAACCTGAAAGCAGGTGCTGCCGTTCCAACCGTGATGGGCAACCTGAACTGGGATGAGAAAGGCGATCTGAAGGGCTTCGAATTTGGTGTCTTCAAATGGCACAAAGACGGCTCTTCTACCGCAGTTAAGTAA
- the livH gene encoding high-affinity branched-chain amino acid ABC transporter permease LivH, which yields MSEQFLYFIQQMFNGVTLGSTYALIAIGYTMVYGIIGMINFAHGEVYMIGSYVSFIVIAALMMMGIDTSWLMIAAGFVMAVIISSAYGWSIERVAYKPVRSSKRLIALISAIGMSIFLQNYVSLTQGSRDLALPSLITGQWTLGESNGFAATLSTMQLVIWVVTFLSMLALTLFIRYSRMGRACRACAEDLKMASLLGINTDRVISLTFIIGAAMAAVAGVLLGQFYGSINPFIGFMAGMKAFTAAVLGGIGSIPGAMIGGLVLGIAEALTSAYLSTEYKDVVSFALLIVVLLVMPTGILGRPEVEKV from the coding sequence ATGTCCGAGCAGTTTCTCTATTTCATTCAGCAGATGTTCAACGGGGTTACCCTCGGGAGCACCTACGCGCTGATCGCCATCGGTTACACCATGGTTTACGGCATTATCGGCATGATCAACTTCGCCCACGGCGAGGTGTACATGATCGGTAGCTATGTCTCCTTTATCGTGATTGCCGCCCTGATGATGATGGGCATCGACACCTCGTGGCTGATGATCGCCGCCGGTTTCGTGATGGCGGTGATCATCTCCAGCGCCTATGGCTGGAGCATCGAACGCGTGGCGTACAAGCCGGTGCGATCGTCCAAACGCCTGATCGCGCTGATCTCCGCGATCGGTATGTCGATCTTCCTGCAGAACTACGTCAGCCTGACGCAAGGCTCGCGCGATCTCGCGCTGCCAAGCCTGATCACCGGCCAGTGGACGCTGGGCGAGAGCAACGGCTTTGCTGCCACGCTCTCCACCATGCAACTGGTGATTTGGGTGGTGACCTTCCTGTCGATGCTGGCGCTGACGCTGTTTATCCGTTATTCGCGCATGGGCCGCGCCTGCCGCGCCTGCGCAGAAGACCTGAAAATGGCCAGCCTGCTGGGCATCAATACCGACCGCGTTATCTCTCTCACCTTTATCATTGGTGCGGCGATGGCGGCGGTGGCGGGCGTATTGCTCGGTCAATTCTACGGCTCGATTAACCCGTTCATCGGCTTTATGGCCGGGATGAAAGCCTTCACTGCCGCAGTATTGGGCGGCATCGGCAGTATTCCTGGCGCGATGATTGGCGGCCTAGTGCTGGGTATTGCGGAAGCGCTGACCTCAGCGTATCTCTCGACCGAATATAAAGATGTGGTCTCCTTCGCGCTGCTGATCGTGGTGCTGCTGGTGATGCCAACCGGGATTCTTGGCCGTCCGGAGGTGGAGAAAGTATGA
- a CDS encoding high-affinity branched-chain amino acid ABC transporter permease LivM, with amino-acid sequence MKRLGLVNAVISTVMLLILATFFMGVRLDLDGTKLVVANAGAVRWNWIFIGCAVVFVFQLLRPLVQGKFKRSGKGFVLPGFDGSTPKQKLLMALVIAAAVIWPFLVSRGSVDIATLTLIYVMLGLGLNVVVGLSGLLVLGYGGFYAIGAYTFALLNHYYGFGFWESLPLAGLVAGAFGLLLGFPVLRLRGDYLAIVTLGFGEIVRILLLNNTAITGGPNGIAQIPKPSLFGLEFGRRVSEGGWSTFHDFFGLKYDPSDRVIFLYLVALLLVVLTLFVINRLLRMPLGRAWEALREDEIACRSLGLSPTRIKLTAFTISAVFAGFAGTLFAARQGFVSPESFTFVESAFVLAIVVLGGMGSQLAVILAAILLVVSRELMRDLNEYSMLVLGGLMVLMMIWRPQGLLPMKRPHLKLKSSKQGEQA; translated from the coding sequence ATGAAACGCCTCGGTTTGGTCAACGCCGTGATCTCCACGGTGATGTTGCTGATTCTCGCCACCTTCTTTATGGGCGTGCGCCTCGATCTGGACGGCACCAAACTGGTGGTCGCCAACGCGGGCGCGGTGCGCTGGAACTGGATTTTCATTGGTTGTGCGGTGGTATTTGTCTTCCAGCTGCTGCGTCCGCTGGTGCAGGGTAAATTCAAGCGCAGCGGCAAAGGTTTTGTCCTGCCGGGCTTTGATGGATCGACGCCAAAGCAGAAGCTGTTGATGGCACTGGTGATTGCCGCCGCGGTCATCTGGCCGTTTCTGGTCTCGCGCGGCAGCGTGGATATCGCCACGCTGACGCTGATCTACGTGATGCTCGGTCTCGGGCTGAACGTGGTGGTGGGTTTATCTGGTCTGCTGGTGCTGGGCTACGGCGGTTTTTATGCCATCGGCGCTTACACCTTCGCCTTGCTGAATCACTATTACGGCTTTGGTTTCTGGGAAAGCCTGCCGCTGGCTGGTTTAGTCGCCGGTGCGTTTGGTTTGCTGCTTGGCTTCCCGGTACTGCGCCTGCGCGGTGACTATCTGGCGATCGTCACGCTAGGTTTCGGTGAAATCGTGCGTATCCTGCTGCTGAATAACACCGCGATTACCGGCGGACCGAACGGCATTGCGCAGATTCCCAAGCCAAGCCTGTTTGGTCTGGAGTTTGGTCGTCGCGTCAGCGAAGGCGGCTGGAGCACTTTCCATGACTTCTTTGGCTTGAAATACGATCCCAGCGACCGCGTGATTTTCCTTTATCTGGTGGCGCTGCTGCTGGTGGTGCTGACGCTGTTTGTTATCAACCGTTTGCTGCGTATGCCGTTGGGCCGTGCATGGGAAGCGCTGCGCGAAGATGAGATCGCCTGCCGTTCGCTCGGCCTGAGCCCGACGCGCATCAAGCTGACGGCATTTACCATCAGCGCGGTGTTCGCCGGTTTTGCAGGCACGCTGTTTGCGGCGCGTCAGGGCTTCGTCAGCCCGGAATCCTTCACTTTCGTCGAGTCGGCCTTTGTGCTGGCGATTGTGGTGTTGGGCGGCATGGGCTCGCAGCTGGCGGTGATCCTTGCGGCGATTCTGTTGGTGGTATCGCGCGAGCTGATGCGTGATTTGAACGAATACAGCATGCTGGTGCTCGGCGGTTTGATGGTGCTGATGATGATCTGGCGCCCACAAGGTCTGCTGCCGATGAAGCGTCCGCATCTGAAGTTGAAAAGCAGTAAACAAGGAGAGCAGGCATGA
- the livG gene encoding high-affinity branched-chain amino acid ABC transporter ATP-binding protein LivG, whose product MSQPLLAVEGLMMRFGGLLAVNNVALELHPQEIVSLIGPNGAGKTTVFNCLTGFYKPTGGTIKLRDQQLQGLPGQKIARMGIVRTFQHVRLFREMTVIENLLVAQHQHLKSGVFSGLFKTPAFRRGESEALDRAATWLDRIGLLDLANRQAGNLAYGQQRRLEIARCMVTRPEILMLDEPAAGLNPRETHELDELIAELRGEHKVSVLLIEHDMKLVMGISDRIYVVNQGTPLANGTPEQVRNNPDVIRAYLGEA is encoded by the coding sequence ATGAGTCAGCCTTTATTAGCCGTTGAAGGCCTGATGATGCGCTTCGGCGGCCTGTTAGCCGTCAACAATGTGGCGCTTGAGCTGCATCCACAGGAAATTGTTTCACTGATCGGCCCGAACGGTGCCGGTAAAACTACGGTGTTCAACTGCCTGACCGGTTTTTACAAACCGACCGGCGGCACCATCAAACTGCGCGATCAGCAGCTGCAAGGTTTGCCAGGGCAGAAAATCGCGCGCATGGGCATCGTGCGGACTTTCCAGCACGTACGTCTGTTCCGTGAAATGACGGTGATTGAAAACCTGCTGGTGGCACAACATCAGCACCTGAAAAGCGGCGTGTTCTCTGGGCTGTTCAAAACCCCGGCTTTCCGTCGCGGTGAGAGCGAAGCACTGGATCGCGCAGCCACCTGGCTGGACCGCATCGGTCTGCTGGATTTGGCGAACCGGCAGGCGGGTAACCTTGCTTATGGTCAGCAGCGTCGTCTGGAGATTGCGCGCTGCATGGTGACGCGCCCGGAAATCCTGATGCTGGATGAACCGGCGGCCGGTCTTAACCCGCGTGAAACGCACGAGCTCGATGAGCTGATCGCCGAACTGCGCGGTGAGCACAAGGTTTCCGTGCTGCTGATTGAACACGATATGAAGCTGGTGATGGGCATTTCTGACCGCATTTACGTGGTGAACCAGGGAACGCCGCTGGCTAACGGCACGCCGGAACAGGTGCGTAACAATCCGGATGTGATCCGTGCTTATTTAGGTGAGGCGTAA